In a single window of the Deinococcus aetherius genome:
- a CDS encoding class I SAM-dependent DNA methyltransferase, with protein sequence MQSQPPFTALAAVYDAIMADVEYDHWADFVLTYARDGGLEPRLALDLACGTGGFTRELMAAGLRVHGLDGSAEMLRVARERLGPGVTLSVGDLRTVELGETFDLVTCVFDSLNNLLTPGDLGAALSRARAHLRPGGLLACDLNTRLGVRELWEGGAVEGLAHLPDGREVHYHWSHQYDVEADLGVVQAFCRVQDAEGTWEEFLEVHRERGYDPTDLEPLLREANFARWEIVEYPDYAPPSLDTPRVWVFAWAGEA encoded by the coding sequence ATGCAGAGCCAGCCTCCCTTCACCGCCCTCGCCGCCGTGTACGACGCGATCATGGCCGATGTGGAGTACGACCACTGGGCCGACTTCGTGCTGACGTACGCGCGGGACGGGGGGCTGGAGCCACGGTTGGCCCTCGACCTCGCCTGCGGCACGGGAGGCTTTACCCGCGAACTGATGGCGGCGGGGCTGCGGGTACACGGGCTGGACGGCAGCGCCGAGATGCTTCGGGTGGCCCGCGAGCGGCTGGGCCCGGGGGTCACGCTCTCGGTCGGCGACCTGCGTACCGTCGAGCTGGGCGAGACCTTCGACCTCGTGACCTGCGTCTTCGACAGCCTGAACAACCTGCTGACGCCCGGCGACCTGGGGGCGGCGCTCTCCCGGGCCAGGGCGCACCTCCGCCCCGGCGGCCTCCTCGCCTGTGACCTGAACACGCGGCTGGGTGTGCGGGAACTGTGGGAGGGGGGCGCCGTCGAGGGACTGGCCCACCTGCCGGACGGGCGGGAGGTCCACTACCACTGGTCGCACCAGTACGACGTGGAGGCGGACCTGGGCGTGGTGCAGGCCTTCTGCCGGGTGCAGGACGCGGAGGGCACCTGGGAGGAATTTCTGGAGGTGCACCGGGAACGCGGGTACGACCCCACCGACCTCGAACCCCTGCTGCGCGAGGCCAATTTCGCGCGCTGGGAGATTGTGGAGTACCCGGATTACGCGCCGCCCTCCCTCGACACGCCGCGCGTGTGGGTCTTCGCCTGGGCGGGGGAGGCATGA